The genomic segment GGGTGGCTTAAAGTTTTAAATTAATTCTTTTATCGAAGAGGGTGGCGCTTGGAAAAGCCAACACTTTTATTTTTTAAACGTGTTGGCTTTTTTCTTTTGTGCGGAGAATAAAATATATTCCTGTTCCGATGAAAAAGGAGTGCAGCCGACATGAAAGCCATGGTGTTAAAGCAGATCTATAACCTGGAAGAAAAACAAAATCCTCTGGAACTTATGGATTTACCCGATCCAACCCCGAAAGAAAAAGAGATTTTGGTAAGAGTCTCGGCCTGCGGCATTTGCCACACGGAATTGGATGAGATTGAGGGGAGGACTCCTCCACCCCGACTTCCGGTTGTTTTGGGCCATCAAATTGTCGGCAGAGTGGAAGAAGCGGGAAGCAGAGCAATTAAATTCAGGATGGGAGATCGTGTGGGTATCGGCTGGATAGGCTCCACCTGCGGAAAATGCCAGTTTTGCCTCGGAGGGAATGAGAATTTATGCCCTGAATTCAAGGCTACGGGCAGGGATATGGATGGAGGCTATGCCCAATATACGGCTATCCGGGAAGAATTTGCCTATGCCATTCCGGAGGTCTTTTCCGACCTGGAAGCAGCGCCCCTTCTATGTGCCGGAGCGATCGGTTACCGATCCCTCCGGTTAACGGGAATGGAAGCCGGAAAAAATCTTGGACTCATCGGGTTCGGCGCTTCCGCCCACCTGGTGATCCAGCTGGCCAAGCACAAGTATCCGAACTCCAAAATTTTCGTTTTTGCCCGGACCGAAAGAGAAAGGAATTTTGCCAGGGAACTTGGAGCTTTTTGGGCTGGTGAGATGGAAGACGATTCGCCAGAAAAATTGAACTGCGCAATAGACACCACCCCCGCATGGAAGCCGATCGTGGAGGGTATGAAAAATCTGGAAAAAGGCGGAAGATTGGTTATCAATGCCATTCGCAAAGAAGAAATTGACAAAGAATTTCTTTTAAAATTAGATTACGCTCAACATCTCTGGCAGGAAAAAGAGATAAAGAGCGTAGCCAACGTGGATAGAAATGACGTGAGCGAGTTTTTGCAATTGGCGGCTAAAATTCCGCTTCGGCCACAAG from the Deltaproteobacteria bacterium genome contains:
- a CDS encoding zinc-dependent alcohol dehydrogenase family protein; this encodes MKAMVLKQIYNLEEKQNPLELMDLPDPTPKEKEILVRVSACGICHTELDEIEGRTPPPRLPVVLGHQIVGRVEEAGSRAIKFRMGDRVGIGWIGSTCGKCQFCLGGNENLCPEFKATGRDMDGGYAQYTAIREEFAYAIPEVFSDLEAAPLLCAGAIGYRSLRLTGMEAGKNLGLIGFGASAHLVIQLAKHKYPNSKIFVFARTERERNFARELGAFWAGEMEDDSPEKLNCAIDTTPAWKPIVEGMKNLEKGGRLVINAIRKEEIDKEFLLKLDYAQHLWQEKEIKSVANVDRNDVSEFLQLAAKIPLRPQVQEFRLEEANQALRELKQKKIRGAKVLRID